CCTATTGCTTCTTTTCAAATATCTATAATTTTTATGGGGATGAGGGGGTTGGAATAGAAAAGCAAGGTGGGGGGGTGGTAGACAATTTCATAGTTCTGCAAGTCAATTTAAGACATGTGCTCCTCTCTGTATTTCAAAAGGATGAGGGTGGAGTGGGTCATAAAACGGacccttggggaaaaaaataaagcatcaaGTTTTGTCTTCCCTTTGTCCTTGCTCTGCCCAGCTCCCCAGTGCTGCCTCTCGTTGACACCTTCACCTGAGCTAGTCCCTCCCCAGGACTCCTAACAAGAACTCAGCCCGAATAGACCCTAGAAATCACTTTGCTCAACCTCTATCACAAATGGGGAACTCAAGACCCAGAGATGCAGTGATGGTGGGGGAGTCCCCCAGGGCTCACCTCCCACGGCTGTCCTTGTAGAAGTCCAATGAAAACCCAAAGTAGCTGCCATTGGGGCCTGTGTAGAAGGTGAATCTCACTGGGTCCAGGTTCAAGGCCCAGGTTGGAGGTGCAGCACCGGGTCCCAAGAGCAGCTGCACCCACTCCAGAAGCCAGAGGGCATGAAGTGGACACAAAGCTCTGGCCATCTTCCTTCTCCCACAACCTCCTAGGCAGGAATGGTTtagctccttcctcttcctttcagtTCCACCACAGGAAGTCTTTTCTTATCAAACTGAAACCCACTTGCTGAGTAGTAGGCAGAGTAAAGGGCTCTAGGTCCTGGACCCATACGGTTTCTAGGATTGCCAGGAAGAGGGTGAGGCCACTCTGGGGGGTGGATGCTTATGGCTGAAAGTCGACTCCTCCCTTTTCTTGAGAGTATTTTATCATCAAGTCCTGTTGGTTCTGCCTTTCAACTATGTCTCTTGAATCTTCACCCCATTTCCACTACCACCATGCTAGTCTAAGCCACCATTGCTTCCTGCTTGGGATAGTGCAGTCATGAACCAGCTGGTCTGTACACCTCCACTCTAGCCCCCAGTTCTATAGTTCCTTCTCCCCCCACACAGCTGCCTGCACTGCCGAGGCACATTGTGACTTGGTCAGAGATGGGGGAAGGAGTGAGGAAGCTCCTGCCCCCTGATAAGACCTGAGGCTGCTGTATCCTTTTGGATAAGGCACTTATCCACTTCCTCCTTCTAGGGCCTTCGGCAGCTTGACTCAGCCATATTGGTACAACAGCTTCCTCACTCATCCTCCATCTGGGGCCAAGTCTTAATGTGGCCACAGCAATGCAGCcagtgctgggggaggggtggcaaaTGGATCTTGGCTGAAGGGGAAAGGAGATGGGGATAAAGTGGAGTCATTCCAGGGTGTTCTGGCTCACAAGCTCTGAGATTTGCACCAGCTGTTCAATTGAAGGCAGGCCTCACTCTTTCTTGGGTGACAAGAGCTTTTGTCCAATCATTAAGACTTGATTCTAGTGGGGTCATTGCCTAGGGGATGCCTCCCCCAACTCCTCAGGCTGGTACTCTGTGGTTAACACACATGGGCACAGCACCGATCACACCGTTTAGTCATGGTCTGTTCACTGGATTTTGTCCATGAATCCCTTGAGAGTGAGGTTCCTTTCTGCAGCCCCAGGGCCTAGCCAAGAGCCCAACATATTGTAGGCGTTGCTGACAGACAGACTGAATAGAAGCAGGCACTGAGGATGGAAGAAGCAAACGCAGGCTCacataatggaaagaaaagaagtaattttGAGCAGAAAGGTCATTTTCTATGGATGCTCAGAGGAGGAGGAGTGCCAAGTCTTACTGGCATCTCATGTCTTCCCCAAAAAGCATGTTGTCAGGAAGGAACTTCAAGAGATCTGCTAGGGGTAAAGAACACAGTCACATTTCCTTTTGCTCTATATTTTCTGATCAAACTTAACCAGCATCTTACCCTGCCCAACTACCTGGGCCATTGTGGAATCCCTTCAGCACCTCCCTTGCCCTCATAATTCACCACCTTAGCACACAGCACAAAATCTTATCCCTTTCTAGGTTAGGAGCTCCTTGAACTTTAGTCTGGGCCTTCTTCACTGCTGAATTCCCAGTGCCAAGCTCATGGTGGGCACATAATACTCAACTCAGTCATATACTTACCTTCCACCCTCCTACTGTCCTCATCTGAGTGGTATTGTATTACTGGTGTATACTGTGTAGCCCAAAATTAACTCACGTTTCactaacatttttaataaattctcATTCTGTTCAAGGCATTGAGTGGTAAGAGATACAAAGATAACTGTcaaggatccttaaaaaacttagTCCAGAGGGAGTTTAGACATGAACACATATAACTGCAGCAGAGGGATAGTAAAGGATGCCTTGAAAAAGGTAGAGATGATGCCTAGCTGAAGTCATTTATTTGCTCcatcataacaaccctatgaaataagtactattatgcccattttataaatgCAAAAACTGTGGCACAGAGTTTTAGGTAAATAGCCCAAGTTTACACAGCCAATGTTTGGCAAAACTAGGAGTCAAAGACATTCGTGCCTGAATTCatgttcttaaccattgcactaCGTTGCCTTTTGTCAGAGAATgaagagggggacttccctggtggtccagtggttaagaatccgtcttgcaatgcaggggacgccagctcgatccctgcttggggaactaagatcctacatgctgtggggcaactaagcccaagtgccgcaactactgagcccacgtgggccacaactacagagtccacacgctctggagcccacacaccacagctagagagaagcccgagtgaCGCAAGGAAAGATCcggagtgccgcaactaagacccaactcagccaataaagaaataagagaatGAAGGGGTTTTTAGACATAGGAAATAACATAAGCAAAGAGAGCAGCAGCAGGACATAGAGGTTAGTTATAGAGAAAGGCAAGTAGTCAACATCGGGTGTCTAAAGGGGAGGACTGGGGCATGAGAGTGGAATGGAAGGCTGGGGTCTAATCACCAGAGGTCCTTGAATATCTTAAGGAATTTGAACTTTAATACATAGGAGATGGAGAATCATAAAGATTTTTGAAGTCAGGGAATAAGATACATGGTCAGTTGTGCACCAGTCTGGATTACAGTAGCTGCCTATGGATAGAAGGAACTGGAAAAGGCAGGACTTAGTGGGAAGATCAGATAGGTGGCATCTACCATCCTCTCAGTTAAAGGTGATGAGGCCTGAACCAGGGTACTGGTGGCAGGAACAAAGGAGAGAGCAGAGATTACACATCCAGTTACATCAGTAACTGGATGTGTAATCTCTGCTCTCTCCTTTGTGTAGTAGGGAGGTGTCAAAAGTGATTCAAAGCTTTGGTGGCTGGCTGGTAGGACAGTAGTATCATTACCTGAAATTGGAAACAGGTAGGATCAGATTTGGGAAGGGAGAGTTTGGTATTTAATAAAGATTCTATTCCTTGTTGGGTGTTCCTTTGGGGTCAGAGCTGGGTTGATAGTAGGCAGAGGAGTGCTGACACATTGCTGTCACTTTCCATCAGCCTGAGTCCTAGAATTTTCTCAATGAATGCTATGGCTTCATAAAGTCAAAAATTATTGAACTTCtattatgtgcctggcactgagctTGGCAGTGTGGAGGATATACAGGAAAATCTTCATCTTTGATGTTTCCTTGCTAAATCCTGATGCATAATCCTGTCACTAATGgtattttactttgcttttatcTTTCTTGAACACATAATCAAAATGTTTGTGTTCAACTCTATATAAAACACTCTAAGGgattaagggaaaaaaggaagtatAAGAATCAGTCCCTCCCTCTCAGAGCTTACAATTTTACTGGGAAGCAATGAGTACAAAATGAGCTGCACTCTGATTCTGAAAAGCCAGTAAGCTTACATGGGACAGGGACTTAGATCCTAGAGTCAGGGAGGCCAGCCAGGAAAATGCTGCAATAATTCAGACACGAGATAAGGGGGAGGTGAAGGTATCCCTGGCAAACAAGAATGGAAAGGGGTTCACAAGGCCTGAATTAGTCACTGAGGGTGTTGAAGAGGGAGTACTTCCATGTTGCAAGCCCAGGGAGCTGAGGCAGATAGAAGAACCCCTACTGGAATCAGGCAGCTGCACATACCGTCACACAGCATACTCTCTACACGTGTCTGCATCTTTCGCTGACACCTTGCCTGCTCAcaaaatcactttttattttctttattttggccgtgccacgtggcttgcgggattttagttccctgaccagggactgaacctgggccaccacagtgaaagcgccgagtcctaaacACTAGACCTCCCGGGAATTCCcacttttcattttcatcttttatttaggGGCAGGGATTTTTCTATTTTAGAGAAGTAGATCTGAGCATCCAACCCAAGGTTCAAGTTGAATAGCTTCTCTTTTGTCAAGGGGAGAACACAGCTGTATGAGAGTAGGAAAGAAATAGACCGTGTACTGTTCCTTCCTGAAAGgatgaggaagagaggaaactAATTTATCACTACAGATCTATGGTTAGCTTTTGATGCTGAACTTTCCCTGTCTTTTGAGACTTTTCCATACAGAAGAGTAGACAGAGGCTTTTATCTGCTCAGTAACAATTAGGACATACTTCCTTTTACCAGGTAGCTCTCAAGCACTGTAGTGGTATTAAACAGTTGAGGAGAATAATTCAGGACTGGTTCTGGTATACAAAACTCCATCTGGAGGGCAAAGGCCAGGCAGGTGACTCATCTCATTGCCCTGAATTCCATCCAAAATCCTAAAAATCAAAGCTAGAAATTCCAAACACATTTAGTGAGCACCTATTTGCCATACATTCTACTACACACAGATTGTACATCTAAAATGAGCAAAAGGATAGAAATAGAAGAGaatctgggggacttccctggtggtccagtggttatgactcctcacttccactgcagggggcacgggttcaatccctggtccgggaactaagactCCGCGTGCCGCtcagcaaggcaaaaaaaaaaaaaaaaaaatctggggaaGGGTGGAAAGGAGGTGCACATTCCAAGACACCTACATAAGACTGAGAGAAACTTAACCATTACTTCCTCCCACAGCATAAGCTTTCCCCTCTACTTGGGCAGGCTGAGCTTTGAGAAGCACAGTCTAAACATCATATGGTTCATAAGAATCTATGATCACTTCAAACAAGATGTTATTTGTAAACCGTaactccctccatcccttccccgCTTGAGTGGATGGGGCAACAATCACGACAGACTCTAAGTTTCCACAAATCATTGGTTTATTAGAAAGTTCCTTTCCCTAATTTTACAGCATATATATCTCTATCATATGTGATAAAGTTAAATACAATCTGTTATGCTTGTAAGTAAGGATaggttatttctttctttcttttttttttttttttttttagttttacaaTCACTATTCTGTAAATTAAAGGAAACTGCCTCCAGGAAGGCAGAGAGGCAGCCAGAGTATGGCTCAATCTAcaagctaatgggaagcagcacaaaaatgttaatactgtattatttaaatatttacatgggctgaaagcaaagaaaaatgagtCCCTTCACTTCAAACAGATGATTTCATTTTCCAGTGCTAGTTATCAAAAAAGCGATGCTTCTGAATCAGATGAGGAGCACTGAACAGGCAGAAGGCTCAGTCAAGAGTCTTGTTTGCCCAGCACTTGCTTGTCATAAactcaaagcctttctctttTGGAAACTGAAGAAGAAAGGCAGAACAGAGCCCTGGCCCACCTAAGAAGGGCTTGTTTTTCCTGTCAGGTGACCATCCAACCAATTCTAGCCACAGGAATAGGTAGGGATATGCCAAACAGGGAAGTACTAACTACACCAAAGAAGATGAGACCTAAAATATAAACACCTTTGGGTCAGTGTATTAACTAGGTCTGAGAGCCGGGTGAAAcgcaagaagaggaggaagaggaattgaGGTGGTACTTTCCCTGGTAAGTGtcatgggagaaaagaaaaaaggtatctTTACTGCTTAAACTAAGCTGGGTAGAAGGCATGGAAACTATGAAGCAAAACAGTCTGCAGAATCTATAAATGTGCTCACCTCCCAGTAAGTGGAGGAGGAAAAACTGTCCCAACTCTATCATCCTCCAGTCTACTTCTACTTCAGTTTCTAGCCATCCCAAAAGgcacattaaaaaattttgtcaGAGGGGGCTAAGTACTAGGAAGGCAAATGGACTGCCTGGGACAGGCACCCCTGAAACCCAGGAATCCCCCAGGACAATCATACTGAATCTCACTGCTTCCAGAGAATAAAGCTCTTgaatctctctcctcctctgtggGGTACACCTGTTTCTCTGTATAAAACAGCAAAGCAAGTAAGGGAGACTCTGTCGTAACTGAGTATCCCTCTGGCACCCCCAGCTGACTGCTGCCCATTAGTTCAAAAATTCTAGTGCTGGGGACACCACTTACTGCAAATTTTGTCTCTGCAAAGAATGTTAAACAATGTTCCTCTTtctgttttaacatttttatagttcATAATTTCAAAAAATACATGAGCTTGATAAAATATACATGCTTAGTCATTTTTGCATCTAGcagaaaacaaatactttatttttttgttttcattttataaccTTTAAAGTTTCTTAATTCAACTAGGGCAAACATATTTACACAAAGCCACCAGAACAAGGATCACTTAAAGAGCTGGATGTAAAAAATATTATTGCAGTATACTACAAATATGGAACCTTTTTTATATGAGCTACAAAAAGCAGCATTTACGTTTATAGAGTTCAGTgcaattttttacattaaaaaatcctATAAATTAAGAAGGAAACATCAACATGACAGAAGAAAATACACCCTTCAGACACAGGAGCTCCTCTCTGGGGAAGCACATGGGTGACTTTATGTTCCGCATAGCTTCTATTCATGATAGGACCTTCTTTTCTGGGATATGCAGATGTCTCTTCTGGGATGAGGGACACGAGGACAACAGTGCCAAATGTGTGGCTGTTTGTGTGGGAAGTGGATCGAATGACAGCCTGAGTGGCACCTGGTTCCAGGTCAGACTCCCTTTCCACTTCACCCGGGATAAATAAGGTCACCAAGGTCAAAGACACTGATAAGGCAGGACCAGATGGAAAACCCGCCAgccagagaggaagaaaatgttttaaaatttatagacAAGTGCAGAGGATAGAAAatagagagaggaggggagtaTCTAAACTCAACGGTTTGGAAATGTTGCCAAAGAGGGGTGGGTAGCACTTACTGGTGTTCCCAAGCTTAGAAACACAGGAGAGGGAGGGACAAACagaaaggggaaaagggaaaaaagtcccTGATAGTAAACCCAAAGCAAACCTCAAATCTAAAACCACCCCTGCAAGCCAAAACTCAATTCTTTGGCTGTCAGACACTGCCCATTCCAGCTTCTACTTGCTGGTATTAATGGCTCAACACCCCAAGGGAAGATTTATGGGTCACCTTCCCTGGCCCTACCTGGGCTCCTATCCCCCAACTCATGTTCCATGGCTGGGGGGGTGCTGCAGGTCCTGACCCGAGAAGATGGGGTGAAGTAGTGGGTGAAGGTGGAGGGCAGTGGCAGCTGCTGCAGCAGGCCGGGGGGCAAGTAGGGTAGGGTAGAGGGCAGCATGTGGAACAGGGTGGAAGGTAAAGGGCCCAGGATGGATGGCTGAGGCGGGAATGATATGGATGGGATGGCTAGCTAGAAAGGTGGCAGGATGGCCAGGGATGATTGAGTGAGTGAGGTGGGACAAGGAAATGGGGGTCAGGTGGGGCTGGGGAATATGATGTACTTGGGCAAGTGGctggggatgagggtgggggTGAATGCCAATGGCAGCAGCAGCTGCTGCGGCATGATGTTGTAGGATGGCATGCTGAACAGTTGTGATGGAGGTGGCAGAGGCTGTGGCCGGCTGCTGAATGTGGATGGGCTGCAAGGCTGGAgtggctggggctagggcagCTGAGGCGGGAAAGGCCTTTACTTGCTTGGCCAGAAGCTGCTGCTGGATGTGTTGCTGTGCGGCCTGCTGGAGCTTGCTGTACTTCTCCATCTCCTCGGGAGTGAAGGTGATGGGCTGGCTTTCCAGTGGGGCTAGGGAAGCATCCTCAACCCCATCAGCTGACTCAATACTAGGCTCCCCACTGGGAGGTGCATAACTGGGGAAGTGCTCAAGGTCTGACGCTATAGGCAGCAAGCTGGATTCCACAGGGCCTGGCTGACTGCCACTATCCAGGGACTCGAGGGTGTCCCCATCACTGGGGTCAGGGAGGTAGTTATGGGAGATGGATGGGTCCCCAGGATAGCAGTCAGAGTGCACTGGGGTGCCTAACGGAGCCACAGGGTGATCAGCAGTAGCTTCTTCAGACTTTGGCTCTTCTGGGGGTGGGTCTGATAAGGGGCCAGCTGTTTCCTCTGAGGAGAACTGATGTCCAAATGGGGCATCACTATTCCCTGGAGGCCCTTCTTCTGTCTCTGACTGCTCTTGCTCTTCCCCCCTTTCTAAGCCAGACTCTTCACATTTCTTGGTGTTGGGCTTTCGGGTAGCTGGGAGCTTCCCTATCAGTGGAAGGACAGGCTTATTGCCAAGAGAAGGGGGGAGCTTGGGCCCAAAATAACCTTGTGGAGGGTCCTTGAGCTTGAGCCCGGCTTTATTAGGGGTGGCCAGCACCTCCTCACTCACACTGGGTTTCCTCTCCACTTTCCTTGACTGGATCTTCTCCAGTAGCAGTTTGGCGGTGACAGAGTTCTTGTCTTCAGGGCTGCAGTCACCTTCTGACCCTCTTCCTGGGCCAGTGTTGCTGTTCTGGGAGGGTGGGCCTATCCCTTTACCATCAtctcctctgccatcttctttcttcttctccccgGAACCTTCTCCCCGGCCTGATCGGAAATAGTGGGGAGACTGGGAGCGGTAGATTTTAGAGCGAATGAAGTCTCGACGACCAGAACGCCTCTCCTCAGGGCTCTCGTGACCCCACGATCCCTTCCTGGAGCCTGATCTCTGAGAAGGGCTCCGGGTGCTGCAGCTGCGGTCCCGGCTATAGCTCCGACTCCGCTGCCAGCTGTGGGCTGTGGTGCTGCGGCTTCTCCGTTTGCTCCGGCTGCGACTACAACTGCTGCTGCGGCTGCGGCCCCTGGATCTTGAGCGCTCCCTAGTATGACTCCGAGATCGGCTTCGGGACTGGCTGCAACTGAGGCTATAGTCGTCATCAGAAGATGAATATTTGTGCCGCTTGGACCGGTGCTTGGAACTGGTATAGTCTGAGTCATCAGAGTCGTGGGAGCGCTTGGAGTGCCTTCGTGATCGGTCACTATAATCACTATAGCTGTCATCAGAGTAACTGTGTTGTCTACTATAGCAGCTCTGGTCTGAAGAAGCATCTGAGCTACTTGAGTAAGAACGCCGGGAGGAACGGCGAGAGGAATGGTGCCGGCCAGACCGTGAGCGGCTACGGGAATGCTCACTGCCcgactcttcttcctcctcttcctcctcctcctcctcactgtACTGGGACGGAGACTTCTGGTGCAGCCGGCGTGATGAAGCATCATCACTATCCTCATCTCCACTGCTGGGTCGACTTCGATGGCTAGATCGGCTGCTCCGTTTGCTGCTGGCTCTCTGCTGGCAGGATGAAGCTGGAGGTTCACCTCTGTGTTTCCTCCCACCATGATCTTGGGAGCTGCCGCTGCCTCCACCTTCATCCTTCCTGCCACTGCTCCCTTCTTCAGCTGGAATGGATCTCCGCTGGGAATCATCTTGGGCTCGCCGCCGTCTTCTTGGTGGTGCAGGGCTACCACTACCAGGGGGTTCTGGTTTGGGCCCCCGTTCAGAATCTGCTGGGGCTGATGACTTATTCTTCTTTCGTTTTCGCTTCT
Above is a genomic segment from Mesoplodon densirostris isolate mMesDen1 chromosome 18, mMesDen1 primary haplotype, whole genome shotgun sequence containing:
- the GPATCH8 gene encoding G patch domain-containing protein 8 isoform X2; amino-acid sequence: MGMGRMEMELDYAEDATERRRVLEVEKEDTEELRQKYKDYVDKEKAIAKALEDLRANFYCELCDKQYQKHQEFDNHINSYDHAHKQRLKDLKQREFARNVSSRSRKDEKKQEKALRRLHELAEQRKQAECAPGSGPMFRPTTVAVDEEGGDDDKEESATNSGTSATATCGLGSEFSTDKGGPFTAVQITNTTGLAQSPGLASQGVSFGIKNNLGTPLQKLGVSFSFAKKAPVKLESIASVFKDHAEEGTSEDGTKADEKGTDQGLQKVGDSDGSSHLDGKKEDEDPQDGGSLASTLSKLKRMKREEGAGATEPEYYHYIPPAHCKVKPNFPFLLFMRASEQMEGDNSTHPKNALDSKKSSSPKPKGCIKVAASQGAEKTVGEVSEQQMESSVAEPSEPESKAETKKASGGDVSEHSLESQSQKDSEIQMCESNPPKEISQATPAGKESQEGPKHPTGPFFPVLSKDESTALQWPSELLIFTKAEPSISYSCNPLYFDFKLSRNKDARTKGTEKPKDIGGSSKDHLQSLDPSEPNKSKEEGENVEHSSGGRIDAPASGSACSGLNKQEPGGSHGSETEDTGRSLPSKKERSGKSHRHKKKKKHKKSSKHKRKHKPDPEEKSSKAESGEKSKKRKKRKRKKNKSSAPADSERGPKPEPPGSGSPAPPRRRRRAQDDSQRRSIPAEEGSSGRKDEGGGSGSSQDHGGRKHRGEPPASSCQQRASSKRSSRSSHRSRPSSGDEDSDDASSRRLHQKSPSQYSEEEEEEEEEEESGSEHSRSRSRSGRHHSSRRSSRRSYSSSSDASSDQSCYSRQHSYSDDSYSDYSDRSRRHSKRSHDSDDSDYTSSKHRSKRHKYSSSDDDYSLSCSQSRSRSRSHTRERSRSRGRSRSSSCSRSRSKRRSRSTTAHSWQRSRSYSRDRSCSTRSPSQRSGSRKGSWGHESPEERRSGRRDFIRSKIYRSQSPHYFRSGRGEGSGEKKKEDGRGDDGKGIGPPSQNSNTGPGRGSEGDCSPEDKNSVTAKLLLEKIQSRKVERKPSVSEEVLATPNKAGLKLKDPPQGYFGPKLPPSLGNKPVLPLIGKLPATRKPNTKKCEESGLERGEEQEQSETEEGPPGNSDAPFGHQFSSEETAGPLSDPPPEEPKSEEATADHPVAPLGTPVHSDCYPGDPSISHNYLPDPSDGDTLESLDSGSQPGPVESSLLPIASDLEHFPSYAPPSGEPSIESADGVEDASLAPLESQPITFTPEEMEKYSKLQQAAQQHIQQQLLAKQVKAFPASAALAPATPALQPIHIQQPATASATSITTVQHAILQHHAAAAAAAIGIHPHPHPQPLAQVHHIPQPHLTPISLSHLTHSIIPGHPATFLASHPIHIIPASAIHPGPFTFHPVPHAALYPTLLAPRPAAAAATALHLHPLLHPIFSGQDLQHPPSHGT
- the GPATCH8 gene encoding G patch domain-containing protein 8 isoform X1, with the translated sequence MADRFSRFNEDRDFQGNHFDQYEEGHLEIEQASLDKPIESDNIGHRLLQKHGWKLGQGLGKSLQGRTDPIPIVVKYDVMGMGRMEMELDYAEDATERRRVLEVEKEDTEELRQKYKDYVDKEKAIAKALEDLRANFYCELCDKQYQKHQEFDNHINSYDHAHKQRLKDLKQREFARNVSSRSRKDEKKQEKALRRLHELAEQRKQAECAPGSGPMFRPTTVAVDEEGGDDDKEESATNSGTSATATCGLGSEFSTDKGGPFTAVQITNTTGLAQSPGLASQGVSFGIKNNLGTPLQKLGVSFSFAKKAPVKLESIASVFKDHAEEGTSEDGTKADEKGTDQGLQKVGDSDGSSHLDGKKEDEDPQDGGSLASTLSKLKRMKREEGAGATEPEYYHYIPPAHCKVKPNFPFLLFMRASEQMEGDNSTHPKNALDSKKSSSPKPKGCIKVAASQGAEKTVGEVSEQQMESSVAEPSEPESKAETKKASGGDVSEHSLESQSQKDSEIQMCESNPPKEISQATPAGKESQEGPKHPTGPFFPVLSKDESTALQWPSELLIFTKAEPSISYSCNPLYFDFKLSRNKDARTKGTEKPKDIGGSSKDHLQSLDPSEPNKSKEEGENVEHSSGGRIDAPASGSACSGLNKQEPGGSHGSETEDTGRSLPSKKERSGKSHRHKKKKKHKKSSKHKRKHKPDPEEKSSKAESGEKSKKRKKRKRKKNKSSAPADSERGPKPEPPGSGSPAPPRRRRRAQDDSQRRSIPAEEGSSGRKDEGGGSGSSQDHGGRKHRGEPPASSCQQRASSKRSSRSSHRSRPSSGDEDSDDASSRRLHQKSPSQYSEEEEEEEEEEESGSEHSRSRSRSGRHHSSRRSSRRSYSSSSDASSDQSCYSRQHSYSDDSYSDYSDRSRRHSKRSHDSDDSDYTSSKHRSKRHKYSSSDDDYSLSCSQSRSRSRSHTRERSRSRGRSRSSSCSRSRSKRRSRSTTAHSWQRSRSYSRDRSCSTRSPSQRSGSRKGSWGHESPEERRSGRRDFIRSKIYRSQSPHYFRSGRGEGSGEKKKEDGRGDDGKGIGPPSQNSNTGPGRGSEGDCSPEDKNSVTAKLLLEKIQSRKVERKPSVSEEVLATPNKAGLKLKDPPQGYFGPKLPPSLGNKPVLPLIGKLPATRKPNTKKCEESGLERGEEQEQSETEEGPPGNSDAPFGHQFSSEETAGPLSDPPPEEPKSEEATADHPVAPLGTPVHSDCYPGDPSISHNYLPDPSDGDTLESLDSGSQPGPVESSLLPIASDLEHFPSYAPPSGEPSIESADGVEDASLAPLESQPITFTPEEMEKYSKLQQAAQQHIQQQLLAKQVKAFPASAALAPATPALQPIHIQQPATASATSITTVQHAILQHHAAAAAAAIGIHPHPHPQPLAQVHHIPQPHLTPISLSHLTHSIIPGHPATFLASHPIHIIPASAIHPGPFTFHPVPHAALYPTLLAPRPAAAAATALHLHPLLHPIFSGQDLQHPPSHGT